A single region of the Paraburkholderia sp. SOS3 genome encodes:
- a CDS encoding MFS transporter, with the protein MSTISGRIERLPFGRFHKRLLLMGGLGYTFDAMDAAAVAFVLPVLRHDWALTSVQTGVLGSGNFIGYFFGALFAGTLGDLIGRRKVMMWALLLYSVATIVSATTHSWPAFLASRIVSGVGTGAESAIIAPYLAEFVARRYRGLFTGSLAGFFSFGFVGAALLGYFIVPAFSSGWRAVLYITAVPVVMLLWWRRALPESPRWLESRGHAAQADRVLTKIEKEFAAAGIALPEPEPIVASGSFSATTGTVLANIRALWVGKQVRITAMTWLMWLSITFSYYAFFTWIPGLLVQRGMSITQSFGYSVAIYLAQVPGYFSASWFNERIGRQATIASYMVLGGACALGMAFASTGGEIMLSGILLSFFMNGTYAGVYAYTAEVFPTAVRTTGTGIASAIGRIGAIASPILVGYLFPKFGFGGVFGTTTIVLLLGAISVLVMGIPTRGRSLEDIAASEAV; encoded by the coding sequence GTGTCGACGATTTCCGGCCGCATCGAGCGCCTGCCGTTCGGGCGTTTTCACAAGCGTCTGCTGTTGATGGGCGGTCTCGGTTACACGTTCGATGCGATGGACGCCGCGGCCGTTGCATTCGTGCTGCCGGTACTGCGTCACGACTGGGCTCTGACGAGCGTACAGACCGGCGTGCTCGGTAGCGGCAATTTCATCGGCTACTTCTTCGGCGCGTTGTTCGCGGGTACACTCGGCGACCTGATCGGCCGGCGCAAGGTAATGATGTGGGCGCTGCTGCTGTATAGCGTCGCGACCATCGTCAGCGCCACGACTCATTCGTGGCCCGCCTTTCTCGCATCGCGGATCGTTTCCGGCGTCGGCACGGGCGCAGAGAGCGCGATCATCGCGCCATATCTTGCCGAGTTCGTCGCGCGCCGCTATCGCGGGCTCTTCACAGGCTCGCTCGCGGGCTTCTTTTCGTTCGGCTTTGTCGGTGCGGCGCTGCTCGGCTATTTCATCGTCCCGGCGTTTTCTTCTGGCTGGCGCGCGGTGCTCTACATCACCGCGGTGCCGGTCGTCATGCTGCTGTGGTGGCGCCGCGCGCTGCCCGAATCGCCGCGCTGGCTCGAAAGCCGCGGCCACGCCGCGCAAGCCGACCGCGTGCTGACGAAAATCGAAAAGGAGTTCGCTGCAGCCGGTATCGCGTTGCCCGAGCCTGAGCCGATCGTCGCGAGCGGGTCGTTTTCCGCGACGACCGGCACGGTGCTCGCGAATATCCGCGCTTTATGGGTCGGCAAACAGGTGCGCATTACGGCGATGACCTGGCTGATGTGGCTGTCGATCACCTTCAGCTACTACGCGTTCTTCACCTGGATTCCGGGCCTGCTCGTGCAGCGCGGCATGAGCATCACACAAAGCTTCGGCTATTCGGTCGCGATCTATCTGGCGCAGGTGCCTGGCTACTTCAGCGCATCGTGGTTCAATGAACGCATCGGCCGGCAAGCGACGATCGCCTCGTACATGGTGCTTGGCGGCGCGTGCGCGCTCGGCATGGCATTTGCGTCGACCGGCGGCGAGATCATGCTATCGGGAATCTTACTGTCGTTCTTTATGAACGGTACGTACGCCGGCGTGTATGCGTACACCGCCGAAGTGTTTCCAACCGCCGTGCGCACGACCGGCACCGGAATTGCATCGGCAATCGGACGCATCGGCGCGATCGCTTCGCCGATACTCGTCGGCTATCTGTTTCCGAAATTCGGCTTTGGGGGCGTATTCGGCACAACGACTATCGTGCTGCTGCTCGGCGCCATTTCGGTGCTCGTGATGGGCATACCCACGCGCGGCCGCTCGCTCGAAGATATCGCCGCAAGCGAAGCGGTGTAG
- a CDS encoding metal-dependent hydrolase family protein: MESTLFRNAALLDPLHGELLETRDVLVENGLVKEVSDQPLQSTTARIIDLKGKTLMPGLIDLHVHVVAVQLNLAQLVHVPNVLVTLRSVPLMRGMLRRGFTTVRDAGGANAPYKQAIESGLAVGPRMFVAGRALSPTAGHGDMRSRSDYIGASAPCGCCVRVGALSRVADGVDEVRKAAREELQMGADHLKIMASGGVASPTDPVGAFGFAEDEVRAIVDEARARHTYVMAHAYTAESIARVVRWGVRTIEHGNLIDGPTAKLMADAGTYVVPTLVTYDALASEGAQYGLAEESVAKIEDVREAGRRSLEIYRDAGVKMGFGSDLLGPSQRLQSNEFLIRADVLGAAEAIRSATVIGAEVLGLPEKLGCIAPGAWADMIVVDGNPLKDIACLTGQGERIPLVMKGGKIEFDELAR; encoded by the coding sequence GTGGAATCTACGCTGTTCAGGAATGCCGCCCTGCTCGACCCGCTGCACGGCGAATTGCTCGAAACGCGCGATGTGCTCGTCGAGAACGGTCTGGTGAAGGAAGTGTCCGACCAACCGTTGCAAAGCACCACCGCGCGCATCATCGACCTCAAGGGCAAAACGCTGATGCCCGGCCTGATCGATTTGCACGTGCATGTGGTCGCCGTGCAATTGAATCTGGCGCAGCTCGTGCATGTGCCGAATGTCCTCGTGACGTTACGCTCGGTGCCGCTCATGCGCGGCATGCTGCGGCGCGGCTTTACGACTGTTCGAGACGCGGGCGGCGCAAACGCGCCGTATAAGCAGGCCATCGAAAGCGGGCTTGCGGTCGGGCCGCGCATGTTCGTCGCTGGCCGCGCGCTGAGTCCGACCGCCGGCCACGGCGATATGCGCTCTCGCTCCGACTATATCGGCGCTAGCGCACCGTGCGGCTGCTGCGTACGCGTCGGTGCGTTGTCGCGCGTCGCGGACGGCGTCGACGAAGTGCGCAAGGCCGCGCGCGAAGAACTGCAGATGGGTGCCGATCATCTGAAGATCATGGCATCGGGCGGCGTCGCATCGCCAACCGATCCGGTCGGCGCGTTTGGCTTCGCCGAAGACGAAGTGCGCGCGATCGTCGACGAGGCTCGCGCGCGGCACACGTATGTGATGGCGCATGCGTATACGGCCGAGTCGATTGCGCGCGTCGTACGCTGGGGCGTTCGCACGATCGAGCACGGCAACCTGATCGACGGGCCGACCGCGAAGCTGATGGCCGATGCCGGCACCTATGTCGTGCCAACGCTCGTCACTTACGACGCGCTCGCAAGCGAAGGTGCGCAATACGGGCTCGCCGAAGAAAGCGTGGCGAAAATCGAGGACGTGCGCGAAGCGGGAAGGCGTTCGCTTGAAATCTATCGCGATGCAGGCGTGAAAATGGGCTTCGGTTCGGATCTGCTCGGCCCGTCGCAGCGATTGCAAAGCAATGAGTTTCTGATTCGCGCCGACGTGCTGGGCGCGGCCGAGGCGATCCGCAGCGCGACGGTAATCGGTGCGGAGGTGCTCGGCTTGCCGGAGAAACTCGGTTGCATCGCGCCGGGCGCGTGGGCCGATATGATCGTCGTCGACGGTAATCCGCTTAAGGATATAGCCTGTTTGACGGGGCAAGGCGAGCGCATTCCGCTGGTGATGAAAGGCGGCAAGATCGAGTTCGACGAACTGGCGCGGTAG
- the uilS gene encoding UilS family quorum-quenching N-acyl-homoserine lactonase: protein MKTTLYRAPNDIALTVHLPDVESPVPVIILCHGFCGIQELLLPAFAQAFVGSGYAAVTFDYRGFGASGGEPGRLVPAMQIEDIHTVIDFVKTLPDMDAGRIGLWGTSLGGGHVLAAAANDPSIKAVVSQLGFADGERVVTRNMTDAEKLAFISTLERMNEKKRSTGREMLVPITKVLTDPQSKAFVEESRQRYPAMDIKIPFLTVREMLNYKPGVHAARVACPVLVVVAGDDGVNPPDHGEELFAALGTPVKKLHIEEGAGHYDMYDGPHFASSIDVQIRWFREHI, encoded by the coding sequence ATGAAAACGACTTTATATCGAGCCCCCAACGACATTGCACTGACGGTACATCTCCCTGACGTCGAGTCTCCGGTGCCGGTCATTATCTTGTGCCACGGATTCTGCGGCATCCAGGAGTTGCTGCTGCCTGCGTTTGCGCAGGCCTTCGTCGGTTCAGGCTATGCGGCCGTCACGTTCGACTACCGCGGCTTTGGCGCGAGCGGTGGCGAACCCGGTCGTCTGGTCCCGGCCATGCAGATCGAGGATATTCACACCGTCATCGATTTTGTGAAAACACTGCCTGACATGGATGCCGGTCGCATCGGGCTGTGGGGCACGTCGCTCGGCGGCGGTCACGTGCTGGCTGCAGCGGCCAATGACCCATCGATCAAGGCCGTTGTTAGTCAACTCGGCTTCGCGGACGGAGAACGGGTCGTCACACGCAATATGACCGACGCTGAAAAGCTTGCATTCATCTCCACATTGGAGCGTATGAATGAAAAAAAGCGCAGCACGGGCAGGGAGATGCTGGTCCCCATCACGAAGGTGCTGACAGACCCGCAGTCGAAAGCGTTCGTCGAGGAGAGCCGGCAGCGATATCCGGCAATGGATATCAAGATTCCATTTTTAACCGTCCGCGAGATGCTGAACTACAAACCGGGGGTGCATGCCGCTCGCGTTGCATGCCCAGTGCTGGTGGTCGTGGCGGGCGACGACGGAGTGAATCCGCCAGACCACGGTGAGGAACTCTTCGCGGCGCTCGGAACGCCTGTGAAAAAGCTTCATATCGAAGAAGGCGCTGGGCATTACGACATGTACGACGGGCCGCACTTCGCAAGCAGTATCGACGTGCAGATCCGGTGGTTTCGCGAGCACATCTAG
- a CDS encoding winged helix-turn-helix transcriptional regulator — protein MLEQVISPDVDACRVLLDQLADKWTFTVFLALRDQPLRFNELKRRVRGITQKALTQSLRRLERNGMVSRRIVETAPPGVEYSVSEIGKSMSEPLSVLAEWAARQLPFILAAQAQFDSRPESVAHADTAHLSECDTLTARGHL, from the coding sequence ATGCTTGAGCAAGTTATTTCGCCCGATGTCGACGCCTGTCGCGTTCTTCTGGATCAACTGGCCGATAAGTGGACTTTCACGGTCTTCCTCGCGCTTCGTGACCAACCTCTTCGCTTTAATGAGCTCAAGCGAAGGGTGCGCGGCATCACCCAGAAAGCACTCACCCAAAGCTTGCGGCGCCTGGAACGCAATGGCATGGTCTCGCGACGTATCGTTGAAACAGCTCCCCCGGGTGTCGAGTACTCCGTTTCCGAAATTGGAAAAAGCATGTCGGAACCGCTTAGCGTCCTCGCCGAATGGGCAGCGCGGCAACTCCCATTCATTCTGGCAGCCCAGGCGCAATTCGATTCTCGCCCCGAGAGCGTTGCACACGCCGACACGGCTCACCTCTCAGAATGCGACACTCTCACTGCGCGAGGTCATCTGTGA